Proteins found in one Macrobrachium nipponense isolate FS-2020 chromosome 35, ASM1510439v2, whole genome shotgun sequence genomic segment:
- the LOC135208287 gene encoding trichohyalin-like — MDHQMQDLLAKEEELKRDKELLEEKLEDIEKLLEIEGKEKRELTNLYNKMVENNDHQIRDMLANEDKLKTDKTLLEEKLEESANRMQDLESLLKEKEEEKTEMISLYGKMIATRDQQIKDLLANQDKLKEEQEILQEKLGKALSFVKEEQDFKIEIEKQWLLEISEKNRELDMLRKLCEEYDERQRHLEEKLGENLNEVQKLGLSLKKAEDSLTETCSLVKEKEEALVKVRTRCEEQDMELERLRQQGIHLQGKLQKKEVDYESLSFQRNELETLLHTEKELLRDKDREITDLKIRYQQILVEKEQQEKSLLEQNDCLQKEVASLQVGQVVAMSNEEKLKSELKFAEERVLNFMMAEKQNLHTIEKLTKECELLKEKCRTLEGSMAKAEKCAREQQRMQEEALKMQDKYMLMGLLHRIAQRDFELEHIAREEHEITEAEGEKPGTESEDLGHEENQEFSNAQYDNRGYLRRQWLDVTNIVEDILYRDERPPEEERDVEPNH; from the coding sequence ATGGATCACCAAATGCAAGATTTGTTAGCCAAGGAAGAGGAACTTAAAAGGGATAAAGAGCTCTTGGAGGAGAAATTAGAAGATATAGAAAAGCTCTTGGAgatagaaggaaaggaaaaaagagagctGACAAATCTTTATAACAAAATGGTCGAGAACAACGACCATCAGATAAGAGATATGTTGGCTAACGAAGATAAGCTGAAGACAGACAAAACACTCTTGGAAGAAAAACTAGAAGAGTCGGCTAATCGTATGCAGGATTTGGAAAGCCTCTTaaaggaaaaagaggaggaaaaaacaGAGATGATAAGTCTCTATGGCAAAATGATTGCGACCAGAGACCAGCAGATCAAAGATTTGTTAGCTAACCAAGATAAACTGAAGGAGGAACAAGAGATATTACAAGAAAAATTAGGCAAAGCCCTCTCTTTTGTCAAAGAGGAACAAGATTTCAAAATCGAAATTGAAAAGCAATGGCTACTGGAGATAAGTGAGAAAAATAGAGAGCTAGATATGTTGAGGAAGTTATGTGAGGAATATGATGAGAGACAGAGACATCTGGAGGAAAAATTGGGAGAAAATTTAAACGAAGTGCAGAAATTAGGGCTCTCACTGAAAAAAGCAGAAGACTCACTTACAGAGACATGTAGTTTGgtgaaggagaaagaagaagctCTTGTTAAAGTGAGAACTCGGTGCGAGGAACAGGACATGGAGCTTGAGAGGCTTCGACAACAGGGTATACATTTACAAGGAAAACTTCAGAAGAAGGAGGTAGATTATGAAAGTTTATCATTCCAAAGAAATGAGCTGGAAACTCTCTTACATACAGAGAAAGAGCTGTTGAGAGACAAGGATAGGGAAATAACTGACTTGAAAATAAGATATCAGCAGATATTAGTAGAGAAGGAGCAACAAGAAAAAAGCTTGCTAGAACAGAATGACTGCTTGCAAAAAGAGGTAGCGAGCTTGCAAGTTGGCCAGGTAGTTGCTATGAGCAATGAGGAGAAATTGAAAAGCGAGTTGAAATTCGCAGAGGAAAGAGTCCTAAATTTCATGATGGCTGAGAAACAGAACCTGCATACAATTGAAAAGCTTACAAAAGAATGTGAACTATTAAAGGAGAAATGTAGGACACTAGAGGGAAGTATGGCAAAGGCAGAAAAATGTGCCAGAGAACAGCAAAGGATGCAGGAAGAAGCATTAAAAATGCAAGATAAATACATGTTGATGGGCCTTCTCCACAGGATTGCTCAAAGGGATTTTGAGTTAGAACACATTGCAAGGGAGGAGCATGAGATCACAGAGGCTGAAGGAGAGAAACCAGGAACTGAAAGTGAAGATCTTGGGCATGAAGAAAATCAGGAGTTCAGCAATGCCCAGTATGACAATAGAGGATACTTAAGGAGGCAATGGTTGGATGTAACCAACATCGTAGAAGACATTCTGTATAGGGATGAAAGGCCTCCAGAGGAAGAAAGAGATGTAGAGCCGAACCATTAG